Proteins encoded by one window of Electrophorus electricus isolate fEleEle1 chromosome 17, fEleEle1.pri, whole genome shotgun sequence:
- the synj1 gene encoding synaptojanin-1 isoform X6, protein MAFSKGYRIYHKLDPPPYSVIVETRNRDECLMFESGAVAVLSAAEKEAIKNTYTKMLDAYGILGVLRLNLGDSMLHSLVVVTGCSSVGKVQDSEVFRVTATEFVSLKNDPTDEDRISEVRKVLNSGSFYFAWSSTGVSLDLSLNAHRRIREETSDNRFFWNQSLHLHLKHYGVNCDNWLLRLMCGGVEIRTIYAGHKQAKACVISRLSSERAGTRFNVRGTNDDGQVANFVETEQVIFLDNKVSSFIQIRGSIPLFWEQPGIQVGSHRVRLSRGFEANAPAFERHFVALKRLYGKQVIINLLGMKEGEHMLSKAFQSHLKASDHANTVKMVNFDYHQMVKGGKTDKLSSVLKPQVNKFLEECGFFYYSVDAGIQRCQTGTLRLNCLDCLDRTNSVQAFFALEMLPQQLEAMSLTEKPQLVARFQEVFRTMWSLNGDSISKIYAGTGALDGKAKGAKLKDGARSVTRTIQNNFFDTSKQEAIDILRLGSTLNSDLADKARALLTTSSLYVSEPILQSAAPRVLLGMCQNHHKYTRPKKIRVCVGTWNVNGGKQFRSIAFRNQTLNDWLLDAPKNASLPEFQDSRAHPADIFAIGFEEMVELNAGNIVSASTTNQKLWAAELQKNISRDHKYVLLASEQLVGVCLFVFVRPQHAPFIRDVAVDTVKTGMGGATGNKGGVAIRMLFHTTSICFVCSHFAAGQSQVKERNDDYNEITRKLSFPMGRLLYSHDYVFWCGDFNYRISLPNEEVKELIRQQNWDSLIAGDQLVEQKNAGLIFKNFIEGKLDFAPTYKYDLFSDDYDTSEKCRTPAWTDRVLWRRRKWNFQKTAEEMDLNVVGAPLDEEDEHLWSPGDLKYYGRAELKTSDHRPVVAIIDVDVLEVDPEVRHQVYKDVIALQGPPDGTILVSLGASGPSDYFDDALIDELLDKFASFGEVILIRFVEEKMWVTFLEGYSALAALSLSGSTVMGKTIDICLKSPDWIRSLEEEMSVERICGNIPMSGSSTLLAEDTDMGDEFDMEGDVDEEVEDIVPQHLQPGLGMGPGSSPAASPRTSPCPSPTHGEPPLPIRPSRMPPRTAAPPQGSPMDNQGVGVPPPQGVEPKRLPPPRPNAPPARPAPPQRPPPPSGQKSPALARADIAGRGQAAGVSRQNMPPRAGVISVPPQSRPPPPAHPGAPRPVGEVHPGAPRPSSDNHPGAPRPIPEPQRKPSELPLGPPPSLPGPIRPQVASPMQAQATSPMRPQPQLPPPMVPQLPPPMVPTLAAPLQPQPAAPLAGAAAQPPPQPGLSSPKPPPRSRSSHALPPDAAPAPALSAAPASQEQS, encoded by the exons ATGGCATTTAGTAAAGGATATCGTATTTATCACAAGCTGGACCCGCCGCCCTACAGCGTGATTGTGGAAACAAGAAATCGTGACGAATGCTTGATGTTCGAGTCTGGAGCTGTCGCGGTTCTGT CGGCAGCAGAAAAGGAGGCtatcaaaaacacatacaccaaGATGCTGGACGCTTATGGCATCCTTGGAGTTCTTCGTCTTAACCTCG GGGACTCCATGCTGCACAGTTTGGTGGTGGTGACTGGGTGTAGCTCCGTGGGAAAGGTGCAGGACTCGGAGGTCTTCCGGGTCACAGCCACAGAGTTTGTGTCCCTGAAGAATGACCCGACTGATGAAGACAGGATCTCTGAGGTGCGGAAGGTGTTGAACTCTGGGAGCTTTTACTTCGCCTGGTCCTCTACGGGAGTGAGCCTGGACCTCAGCCTGAATGCACACCGCAGGATCAGAGAAGAGACATCAGATAATCGCTTCTTCTG GAACCAGTCCCTGCACCTGCACCTGAAGCACTACGGGGTGAACTGCGACAACTGGCTGCTGAGGCTCATGTGCGGCGGCGTGGAAATCCGCACCATCTATGCGGGTCACAAGCAGGCCAAGGCTTGCGTCATCTCCCGCCTCAGCTCAGAGAGGGCGGGCACGCGCTTCAACGTCCGAGGCACCAACGACGACGGCCAGGTGGCCAACTTTGTGGAAACCGAACAG GTCATATTCCTTGACAACAAAGTGTCATCCTTCATTCAAATCCGTGGATCAATACCTTTATTCTGGGAGCAGCCAGGCATACAG GTCGGTTCCCATCGTGTCAGGCTGTCCCGTGGCTTCGAGGCCAACGCACCAGCTTTTGAGAG GCACTTCGTGGCCCTGAAAAGGCTCTACGGCAAACAGGTGATCATTAACCTGCTGGGCATGAAGGAGGGGGAGCACATGCTGAGCAAAGCCTTCCAG AGTCACCTGAAGGCCTCGGACCATGCCAACACCGTGAAGATGGTCAACTTTGACTATCACCAAATGGTGAAAGGAGGGAAGACGGACAAGCTGTCGAGCGTTCTGAAGCCGCAGGTCAACAAGTTCCTGGAAGAGTGCGGCTTCTTCTATTACTCCGTTGACGCTGGCATTCAGAG ATGTCAGACTGGGACACTTCGACTCAACTGCCTAGACTGCCTGGACAGAACAAACAGTGTCCAAGCCTTCTTTGCTCTTGAG ATGCTTCCCCAGCAGCTGGAGGCTATGAGCCTTACAGAGAAACCCCAGCTGGTGGCCCGCTTTCAGGAGGTCTTCCGCACCATGTGGTCACTCAACGGAGACTCCATCAGCAAGATCTATGCTGGCACAGGGGCTCTGGATGGCAAGGCTAAG GGGGCGAAGCTGAAGGATGGAGCACGCTCCGTCACCAGGACCATCCAGAACAACTTTTTTGACACCTCCAAGCAGGAGGCCATCGACATCCTGAGGCTGGGCAGCACTCTGAACAGCGACCTGGCGGATAAAGCCCGCGCCCTGCTCACCACCAGCAGTCTCTACG TCTCTGAGCCCATTTTGCAATCAG CGGCTCCCAGGGTGCTCCTGGGCATGTGCCAGAACCACCACAAGTACACCAGACCCAAGAAGATCCGCGTGTGCGTGGGCACGTGGAACGTCAACGGCGGCAAGCAGTTCCGCAGCATCGCCTTCCGCAACCAGACGCTGAACGACTGGCTGCTGGACGCTCCCAAAAACGCCAGCCTCCCCGAGTTCCAGG ACAGCAGGGCCCACCCTGCTGACATCTTCGCCATCGGCTTTGAGGAAATGGTGGAGCTGAATGCTGGCAACATAGTCAGTGCAAG CACCACCAATCAGAAGCTGTGGGCGGCAGAGCTACAGAAGAACATCTCGCGGGATCATAAGTACGTGCTGCTGGCGTCCGAGCAGCTGGTGGGGGTCTGCCTCTTCGTCTTTGTTCGGCCCCAGCATGCCCCGTTCATCCG AGATGTTGCTGTGGACACAGTCAAGACTGGCATGGGGGGAGCCACAGGAAACAAAGGGGGCGTGGCTATCCGCATGCTCTTCCACACCACCAGCATCTGCTTCGTGTGCTCGCATTTTGCTGCTGGCCAGTCACAGGTCAAAGAGAGAAACGATGACTACAATGAGATCACCCGCAAGCTCTCGTTCCCCATG GGTCGTCTGCTCTACTCCCATGATTATGTGTTCTGGTGTGGTGACTTCAACTATCGTATCAGCCTGCCCAACGAGGAGGTCAAAGAGCTGATCAGGCAGCAGAACTGGGACAGCCTTATTGCTGGGGACCAGCTGGTAGAGCAAAAGAATGCAGGCCTG ATATTCAAGAATTTCATTGAAGGAAAGCTGGACTTTGCTCCTACCTACAAGTACGACCTCTTCTCTGATGACTACGACACGAGCGAGAAGTGCCGCACACCTGCCTGGACCGACCGTGTgctctggaggaggaggaagtggaACTTCCAGAAAACTG CAGAGGAGATGGATCTAAATGTCGTAGGAGCGCCATTAGATGAGGAAGATGAACACCTGTGGAGCCCTGGAGATCTGAAGTACTATGGCAGAGCAGAGCTGAAGACCTCAGACCACAG GCCGGTGGTTGCCATCATAGACGTGGACGTCCTGGAGGTGGATCCCGAAGTGCGCCACCAGGTATACAAAGACGTAATCGCCCTGCAAGGCCCGCCCGATGGCACCATCCTGGTCTCGCTCGGCGCCTCCGGACCCAGTGACTACTTTGACGATGCCCTCATCGACGAGCTGCTGGACAAGTTTGCCAGCTTCGGCGAGGTCATCCTCATCAG GTTTGTGGAGGAGAAGATGTGGGTGACGTTTTTGGAAGGGTACTCTGCACTAGCTGCCCTGTCCCTCAGTGGATCTACT GTAATGGGGAAGACCATAGACATCTGTCTGAAGAGCCCCGACTGGATCAGAAGtctggaggaggagatgagcGTGGAGAGGATCTGCGGAAACATCCCCATGTCGGGCAGCTCCACGCTGCTCGCCGAGGACACCGACATGGGAGACGAGTTCGACATGGAGG GTGACGTAGACGAGGAGGTGGAGGACATAGTCCCGCAACACCTGCAGCCTGGTCTGGGCATGGGGCCAGGCAGTTCACCTGCTGCCTCGCCTCGCACCAGCCCTTGCCCGTCCCCGACCCACGGCGAGCCCCCGCTGCCCATTCGGCCAAGCAGGATGCCCCCTCGCACGGCCGCCCCGCCCCAAG GTTCTCCCATGGACAATCAGGGAGTTGGAGTCCCCCCTCCTCAAGGCGTGGAGCCTAAACGGCTTCCGCCGCCACGGCCCAACGCACCCCCGGCCAGGCCTGCTCCACCCCAGCGCCCTCCACCCCCATCAG GACAAAAAAGCCCCGCTTTAGCCAGAGCAGATATTGCTG gacGAGGCCAAGCTGCAGGAGTCTCACGCCAG AACATGCCTCCTAGAGCAGGTGTTATCAGTGTGCCTCCCCAGTCCCGCCCGCCTCCTCCAGCCCACCCCGGGGCTCCACGCCCCGTAGGCGAGGTGCATCCAGGGGCCCCTCGGCCCTCCTCAGACAACCACCCAGGAGCCCCGAGACCCATCCCAGAACCGCAGAGAAAACCATCAGAGCTCCCTCTGG GTCCTCCCCCCTCACTGCCGGGCCCCATCAGGCCCCAGGTGGCCTCTCCCATGCAGGCCCAGGCCACATCCCCCATGCGCCCACAGCCACAGCTGCCCCCGCCCATGGTGCCGCAGCTGCCCCCGCCCATGGTGCCCACATTGGCTGCCCCCCTGCAGCCTCAGCCGGCGGCCCCGCTCGCCGGCGCTGCAGCCCAGCCTCCCCCCCAACCTGGCCTCTCCTCCCCCAAGCCGCCACCCCGCAGTCGCTCCTCCCACGCCCTGCCACCCGATGCCGCCCCTGCTCCCGCCctgtctgctgctcctgcttctcaG GAGCAATCCTGA
- the synj1 gene encoding synaptojanin-1 isoform X5 codes for MAFSKGYRIYHKLDPPPYSVIVETRNRDECLMFESGAVAVLSAAEKEAIKNTYTKMLDAYGILGVLRLNLGDSMLHSLVVVTGCSSVGKVQDSEVFRVTATEFVSLKNDPTDEDRISEVRKVLNSGSFYFAWSSTGVSLDLSLNAHRRIREETSDNRFFWNQSLHLHLKHYGVNCDNWLLRLMCGGVEIRTIYAGHKQAKACVISRLSSERAGTRFNVRGTNDDGQVANFVETEQVIFLDNKVSSFIQIRGSIPLFWEQPGIQVGSHRVRLSRGFEANAPAFERHFVALKRLYGKQVIINLLGMKEGEHMLSKAFQSHLKASDHANTVKMVNFDYHQMVKGGKTDKLSSVLKPQVNKFLEECGFFYYSVDAGIQRCQTGTLRLNCLDCLDRTNSVQAFFALEMLPQQLEAMSLTEKPQLVARFQEVFRTMWSLNGDSISKIYAGTGALDGKAKGAKLKDGARSVTRTIQNNFFDTSKQEAIDILRLGSTLNSDLADKARALLTTSSLYVSEPILQSAAPRVLLGMCQNHHKYTRPKKIRVCVGTWNVNGGKQFRSIAFRNQTLNDWLLDAPKNASLPEFQDSRAHPADIFAIGFEEMVELNAGNIVSASTTNQKLWAAELQKNISRDHKYVLLASEQLVGVCLFVFVRPQHAPFIRDVAVDTVKTGMGGATGNKGGVAIRMLFHTTSICFVCSHFAAGQSQVKERNDDYNEITRKLSFPMGRLLYSHDYVFWCGDFNYRISLPNEEVKELIRQQNWDSLIAGDQLVEQKNAGLIFKNFIEGKLDFAPTYKYDLFSDDYDTSEKCRTPAWTDRVLWRRRKWNFQKTAEEMDLNVVGAPLDEEDEHLWSPGDLKYYGRAELKTSDHRPVVAIIDVDVLEVDPEVRHQVYKDVIALQGPPDGTILVSLGASGPSDYFDDALIDELLDKFASFGEVILIRFVEEKMWVTFLEGYSALAALSLSGSTVMGKTIDICLKSPDWIRSLEEEMSVERICGNIPMSGSSTLLAEDTDMGDEFDMEGDVDEEVEDIVPQHLQPGLGMGPGSSPAASPRTSPCPSPTHGEPPLPIRPSRMPPRTAAPPQGSPMDNQGVGVPPPQGVEPKRLPPPRPNAPPARPAPPQRPPPPSGQKSPALARADIAGRGQAAGVSRQNMPPRAGVISVPPQSRPPPPAHPGAPRPVGEVHPGAPRPSSDNHPGAPRPIPEPQRKPSELPLGPPPSLPGPIRPQVASPMQAQATSPMRPQPQLPPPMVPQLPPPMVPTLAAPLQPQPAAPLAGAAAQPPPQPGLSSPKPPPRSRSSHALPPDAAPAPALSAAPASQQEQS; via the exons ATGGCATTTAGTAAAGGATATCGTATTTATCACAAGCTGGACCCGCCGCCCTACAGCGTGATTGTGGAAACAAGAAATCGTGACGAATGCTTGATGTTCGAGTCTGGAGCTGTCGCGGTTCTGT CGGCAGCAGAAAAGGAGGCtatcaaaaacacatacaccaaGATGCTGGACGCTTATGGCATCCTTGGAGTTCTTCGTCTTAACCTCG GGGACTCCATGCTGCACAGTTTGGTGGTGGTGACTGGGTGTAGCTCCGTGGGAAAGGTGCAGGACTCGGAGGTCTTCCGGGTCACAGCCACAGAGTTTGTGTCCCTGAAGAATGACCCGACTGATGAAGACAGGATCTCTGAGGTGCGGAAGGTGTTGAACTCTGGGAGCTTTTACTTCGCCTGGTCCTCTACGGGAGTGAGCCTGGACCTCAGCCTGAATGCACACCGCAGGATCAGAGAAGAGACATCAGATAATCGCTTCTTCTG GAACCAGTCCCTGCACCTGCACCTGAAGCACTACGGGGTGAACTGCGACAACTGGCTGCTGAGGCTCATGTGCGGCGGCGTGGAAATCCGCACCATCTATGCGGGTCACAAGCAGGCCAAGGCTTGCGTCATCTCCCGCCTCAGCTCAGAGAGGGCGGGCACGCGCTTCAACGTCCGAGGCACCAACGACGACGGCCAGGTGGCCAACTTTGTGGAAACCGAACAG GTCATATTCCTTGACAACAAAGTGTCATCCTTCATTCAAATCCGTGGATCAATACCTTTATTCTGGGAGCAGCCAGGCATACAG GTCGGTTCCCATCGTGTCAGGCTGTCCCGTGGCTTCGAGGCCAACGCACCAGCTTTTGAGAG GCACTTCGTGGCCCTGAAAAGGCTCTACGGCAAACAGGTGATCATTAACCTGCTGGGCATGAAGGAGGGGGAGCACATGCTGAGCAAAGCCTTCCAG AGTCACCTGAAGGCCTCGGACCATGCCAACACCGTGAAGATGGTCAACTTTGACTATCACCAAATGGTGAAAGGAGGGAAGACGGACAAGCTGTCGAGCGTTCTGAAGCCGCAGGTCAACAAGTTCCTGGAAGAGTGCGGCTTCTTCTATTACTCCGTTGACGCTGGCATTCAGAG ATGTCAGACTGGGACACTTCGACTCAACTGCCTAGACTGCCTGGACAGAACAAACAGTGTCCAAGCCTTCTTTGCTCTTGAG ATGCTTCCCCAGCAGCTGGAGGCTATGAGCCTTACAGAGAAACCCCAGCTGGTGGCCCGCTTTCAGGAGGTCTTCCGCACCATGTGGTCACTCAACGGAGACTCCATCAGCAAGATCTATGCTGGCACAGGGGCTCTGGATGGCAAGGCTAAG GGGGCGAAGCTGAAGGATGGAGCACGCTCCGTCACCAGGACCATCCAGAACAACTTTTTTGACACCTCCAAGCAGGAGGCCATCGACATCCTGAGGCTGGGCAGCACTCTGAACAGCGACCTGGCGGATAAAGCCCGCGCCCTGCTCACCACCAGCAGTCTCTACG TCTCTGAGCCCATTTTGCAATCAG CGGCTCCCAGGGTGCTCCTGGGCATGTGCCAGAACCACCACAAGTACACCAGACCCAAGAAGATCCGCGTGTGCGTGGGCACGTGGAACGTCAACGGCGGCAAGCAGTTCCGCAGCATCGCCTTCCGCAACCAGACGCTGAACGACTGGCTGCTGGACGCTCCCAAAAACGCCAGCCTCCCCGAGTTCCAGG ACAGCAGGGCCCACCCTGCTGACATCTTCGCCATCGGCTTTGAGGAAATGGTGGAGCTGAATGCTGGCAACATAGTCAGTGCAAG CACCACCAATCAGAAGCTGTGGGCGGCAGAGCTACAGAAGAACATCTCGCGGGATCATAAGTACGTGCTGCTGGCGTCCGAGCAGCTGGTGGGGGTCTGCCTCTTCGTCTTTGTTCGGCCCCAGCATGCCCCGTTCATCCG AGATGTTGCTGTGGACACAGTCAAGACTGGCATGGGGGGAGCCACAGGAAACAAAGGGGGCGTGGCTATCCGCATGCTCTTCCACACCACCAGCATCTGCTTCGTGTGCTCGCATTTTGCTGCTGGCCAGTCACAGGTCAAAGAGAGAAACGATGACTACAATGAGATCACCCGCAAGCTCTCGTTCCCCATG GGTCGTCTGCTCTACTCCCATGATTATGTGTTCTGGTGTGGTGACTTCAACTATCGTATCAGCCTGCCCAACGAGGAGGTCAAAGAGCTGATCAGGCAGCAGAACTGGGACAGCCTTATTGCTGGGGACCAGCTGGTAGAGCAAAAGAATGCAGGCCTG ATATTCAAGAATTTCATTGAAGGAAAGCTGGACTTTGCTCCTACCTACAAGTACGACCTCTTCTCTGATGACTACGACACGAGCGAGAAGTGCCGCACACCTGCCTGGACCGACCGTGTgctctggaggaggaggaagtggaACTTCCAGAAAACTG CAGAGGAGATGGATCTAAATGTCGTAGGAGCGCCATTAGATGAGGAAGATGAACACCTGTGGAGCCCTGGAGATCTGAAGTACTATGGCAGAGCAGAGCTGAAGACCTCAGACCACAG GCCGGTGGTTGCCATCATAGACGTGGACGTCCTGGAGGTGGATCCCGAAGTGCGCCACCAGGTATACAAAGACGTAATCGCCCTGCAAGGCCCGCCCGATGGCACCATCCTGGTCTCGCTCGGCGCCTCCGGACCCAGTGACTACTTTGACGATGCCCTCATCGACGAGCTGCTGGACAAGTTTGCCAGCTTCGGCGAGGTCATCCTCATCAG GTTTGTGGAGGAGAAGATGTGGGTGACGTTTTTGGAAGGGTACTCTGCACTAGCTGCCCTGTCCCTCAGTGGATCTACT GTAATGGGGAAGACCATAGACATCTGTCTGAAGAGCCCCGACTGGATCAGAAGtctggaggaggagatgagcGTGGAGAGGATCTGCGGAAACATCCCCATGTCGGGCAGCTCCACGCTGCTCGCCGAGGACACCGACATGGGAGACGAGTTCGACATGGAGG GTGACGTAGACGAGGAGGTGGAGGACATAGTCCCGCAACACCTGCAGCCTGGTCTGGGCATGGGGCCAGGCAGTTCACCTGCTGCCTCGCCTCGCACCAGCCCTTGCCCGTCCCCGACCCACGGCGAGCCCCCGCTGCCCATTCGGCCAAGCAGGATGCCCCCTCGCACGGCCGCCCCGCCCCAAG GTTCTCCCATGGACAATCAGGGAGTTGGAGTCCCCCCTCCTCAAGGCGTGGAGCCTAAACGGCTTCCGCCGCCACGGCCCAACGCACCCCCGGCCAGGCCTGCTCCACCCCAGCGCCCTCCACCCCCATCAG GACAAAAAAGCCCCGCTTTAGCCAGAGCAGATATTGCTG gacGAGGCCAAGCTGCAGGAGTCTCACGCCAG AACATGCCTCCTAGAGCAGGTGTTATCAGTGTGCCTCCCCAGTCCCGCCCGCCTCCTCCAGCCCACCCCGGGGCTCCACGCCCCGTAGGCGAGGTGCATCCAGGGGCCCCTCGGCCCTCCTCAGACAACCACCCAGGAGCCCCGAGACCCATCCCAGAACCGCAGAGAAAACCATCAGAGCTCCCTCTGG GTCCTCCCCCCTCACTGCCGGGCCCCATCAGGCCCCAGGTGGCCTCTCCCATGCAGGCCCAGGCCACATCCCCCATGCGCCCACAGCCACAGCTGCCCCCGCCCATGGTGCCGCAGCTGCCCCCGCCCATGGTGCCCACATTGGCTGCCCCCCTGCAGCCTCAGCCGGCGGCCCCGCTCGCCGGCGCTGCAGCCCAGCCTCCCCCCCAACCTGGCCTCTCCTCCCCCAAGCCGCCACCCCGCAGTCGCTCCTCCCACGCCCTGCCACCCGATGCCGCCCCTGCTCCCGCCctgtctgctgctcctgcttctcaG caGGAGCAATCCTGA